From one Pseudomonas fluorescens genomic stretch:
- a CDS encoding MdtB/MuxB family multidrug efflux RND transporter permease subunit produces MNLSRLFILRPVATTLSMLAIVLAGLIAYKMLPVAALPQVDYPTIRVMTLYPGASPQVMTSAVTAPLERQFGQMPGLTQMASTSSGGASVLTLRFSLDMNMDVAEQQVQAAINAASNLLPSDLPAPPVYNKVNPADTPVLTLAISSKTMPLPKLNDLVDTRVAQKIAQIGGVGMVSIAGGQRQAVRIKVNPDALASAGLNLADVRTLIGASNVNQPKGNFDGPTRVSMLDANDQLRSPEEYANLILAYKNGAPLRLKDVAEIVDGAENERLAAWANQNQAVLLNIQRQPGANVIEVVDRIKAMLPSITDNLPAGLDVSVLTDRTQTIRASVKDVQHELLIAIVLVVMVTFVFLRRFSATIIPSVAVPLSLIGTFAVMHLAGFSINNLTLMALTIATGFVVDDAIVMLENISRHIEEGETPMQAALKGARQIGFTLISLTFSLIAVLIPLLFMADVVGRLFREFAITLAVAILISLVVSLTLTPMMCARLLKREPKEEEQGRFYRASGAWIDWMIDYYGRGLQWVLRHQPLTLLVAVATLGLTVLLYLVVPKGFFPVQDTGVIQGISEAPQSVSFTAMSQRQQELSAVILKDPAVQSLSSYIGVDGDNATLNSGRLLINLKPHGERDLTAAQVIARLQPEVDKLLGIRLFMQPVQDLSIEDRVSRTQYQFSLSSPDAELLAQWSGKLVDALQQRPELTDVASDLQDKGLQVFLVIDRDAASRLGINVADITNALYDAFGQRQISTIYTQASQYRVVLQAEAASSIGPQVLEQIHVKASDGGQVRLSSLARIEQRQAQLAIAHIGQFPAVMMSFNLGDGVALGEAVKVIEQVQQEIGMPVGVQTRFQGAAEAFQASLSSTLLLILAAVVTMYIVLGVLYESYIHPVTILSTLPSAAVGALLALILSGNDLGMIAIIGIILLIGIVKKNAIMMIDFALEAERNQGMAPEAAIYQAALLRFRPILMTTLAALFGAIPLMLATGSGAELRQPLGLVMVGGLLLSQVLTLFTTPVIYLYFDRLARRFRQRGLTEDLV; encoded by the coding sequence ATGAACCTCTCGCGGCTGTTCATCCTGCGCCCGGTGGCGACCACCCTGAGCATGCTGGCCATCGTCCTGGCCGGTCTGATCGCCTACAAGATGCTGCCGGTGGCGGCGCTGCCCCAGGTCGATTACCCGACCATCCGGGTCATGACCCTGTACCCCGGCGCCAGCCCCCAGGTGATGACCAGCGCGGTTACCGCGCCGCTTGAGCGCCAGTTCGGGCAGATGCCCGGGCTGACCCAGATGGCCTCGACCAGCTCCGGCGGCGCCTCGGTACTGACCCTGCGCTTCAGCCTGGACATGAACATGGACGTTGCCGAGCAACAGGTGCAGGCGGCAATCAACGCCGCCAGCAACCTGCTGCCCAGCGACCTGCCGGCACCGCCGGTGTACAACAAGGTCAACCCGGCCGACACCCCGGTGCTGACCCTGGCGATTTCGTCGAAAACCATGCCGCTGCCCAAGCTCAACGACCTGGTCGACACCCGGGTCGCGCAGAAGATCGCCCAGATCGGCGGCGTCGGCATGGTCAGCATCGCCGGCGGCCAGCGCCAGGCGGTGCGGATCAAGGTCAACCCCGACGCCCTGGCCTCGGCCGGGCTGAACCTGGCCGATGTGCGCACGCTGATCGGTGCTTCCAACGTCAACCAGCCCAAAGGCAACTTCGATGGCCCGACCCGGGTATCGATGCTCGACGCCAACGACCAACTGCGTTCGCCCGAGGAATACGCCAACCTGATCCTCGCCTACAAGAACGGCGCGCCGCTGCGCCTCAAAGACGTCGCCGAAATCGTCGACGGCGCCGAGAACGAACGCCTGGCAGCCTGGGCCAACCAGAACCAGGCGGTGTTGCTGAACATCCAGCGCCAGCCCGGGGCCAACGTCATCGAGGTGGTCGACCGGATCAAGGCCATGCTGCCGTCGATCACCGACAACCTGCCGGCGGGCCTGGACGTCAGCGTTCTCACCGATCGCACCCAGACCATCCGCGCCTCGGTCAAGGACGTGCAGCACGAGTTGTTGATCGCCATTGTCCTGGTGGTCATGGTCACCTTCGTGTTCCTGCGCCGCTTCAGCGCTACCATCATTCCTTCGGTGGCCGTGCCGCTGTCGTTGATCGGCACCTTTGCGGTCATGCACCTGGCCGGGTTTTCGATCAACAACCTGACCCTGATGGCCCTGACCATCGCCACCGGCTTTGTGGTCGACGATGCCATCGTCATGCTGGAGAACATCTCCCGGCATATCGAAGAAGGCGAAACGCCGATGCAGGCCGCGCTCAAGGGCGCCCGGCAGATCGGCTTCACCCTGATTTCCCTGACCTTCTCGCTGATTGCGGTACTGATCCCGCTGCTGTTCATGGCCGATGTGGTCGGCCGGCTGTTCCGCGAGTTCGCCATCACCCTGGCGGTGGCCATCCTGATTTCCCTGGTGGTGTCGCTGACCCTGACGCCGATGATGTGCGCGCGCCTGCTCAAGCGTGAACCGAAAGAAGAAGAGCAGGGCCGTTTCTACCGCGCCAGCGGTGCCTGGATCGACTGGATGATCGACTACTATGGCCGTGGCCTGCAGTGGGTGCTCCGGCATCAGCCGCTGACCCTGCTGGTGGCCGTGGCGACCCTGGGCCTGACCGTATTGCTGTACCTGGTGGTGCCCAAGGGCTTCTTTCCGGTGCAGGACACCGGGGTGATCCAGGGTATTTCCGAGGCGCCGCAGTCGGTGTCGTTCACCGCCATGAGCCAGCGCCAGCAGGAACTCAGCGCGGTGATCCTCAAGGACCCGGCGGTGCAGAGCCTGTCGTCGTACATCGGCGTCGATGGCGACAACGCCACCCTCAACAGTGGCCGTCTGCTGATCAACCTCAAGCCCCACGGCGAGCGTGACCTGACCGCGGCCCAGGTGATTGCCCGGTTGCAACCGGAGGTCGACAAGCTGCTCGGTATTCGCCTGTTCATGCAGCCGGTGCAGGACTTGAGCATCGAAGACCGGGTCAGCCGCACCCAGTACCAGTTCAGCCTGTCATCGCCCGATGCCGAGCTGCTGGCGCAGTGGAGCGGCAAGCTGGTCGATGCCCTGCAGCAGCGCCCGGAACTGACCGATGTCGCCAGCGACCTGCAGGACAAAGGCCTGCAGGTATTCCTGGTGATCGACCGCGATGCCGCCAGCCGCCTGGGTATCAATGTCGCCGACATCACCAACGCCCTGTACGATGCCTTCGGCCAGCGGCAGATCTCGACCATCTACACCCAGGCCAGCCAGTACCGCGTGGTGCTGCAGGCCGAGGCGGCGTCGAGCATCGGTCCGCAGGTGCTTGAGCAGATTCACGTCAAGGCCAGCGACGGCGGCCAGGTGCGGCTGTCGAGCCTGGCGCGCATCGAGCAGCGCCAGGCGCAACTGGCGATTGCCCATATCGGCCAGTTCCCGGCGGTGATGATGTCGTTCAACCTGGGTGACGGCGTCGCCCTGGGTGAGGCGGTCAAGGTCATCGAGCAGGTGCAGCAGGAGATCGGCATGCCGGTTGGCGTGCAAACCCGCTTCCAGGGCGCGGCCGAGGCCTTCCAGGCATCGCTGTCGAGCACCTTGCTGCTGATCCTGGCGGCGGTGGTGACCATGTACATCGTGCTCGGTGTGCTCTACGAGAGCTACATCCACCCGGTGACCATCCTCTCGACCCTGCCGTCGGCAGCGGTGGGGGCCTTGCTGGCGCTGATCCTCTCCGGCAACGACCTGGGCATGATCGCCATCATCGGCATCATCCTGCTCATCGGTATCGTCAAAAAGAACGCGATCATGATGATCGACTTTGCCCTGGAGGCCGAGCGCAACCAGGGCATGGCCCCGGAGGCGGCGATCTACCAGGCGGCGCTGCTGCGTTTCAGGCCGATCCTGATGACCACCCTGGCAGCGCTGTTCGGCGCCATCCCGTTGATGCTCGCCACTGGCTCCGGCGCCGAGCTGCGCCAGCCGCTGGGCCTGGTGATGGTCGGTGGGCTGCTGCTCAGCCAGGTGCTGACGCTGTTCACTACGCCTGTCATCTACTTGTACTTCGATCGGCTGGCGCGGCGCTTTCGTCAGCGTGGGTTGACTGAGGACTTGGTATGA
- a CDS encoding aromatic amino acid transaminase: protein MFKHVDAYAGDPILSLMETFKADPRAAKVNLSIGLYYDAAGVVPQLAAVREAEQRFAAQPHEASMYLPMEGLNSYRQAIQALLFGAGHPAVASGRVATVQTVGGSGALKVGADFLKRYFPDSQVWVSDPTWDNHRAIFEGAGFKVNTYPYFDQASRGVDFDGMLSALNGLPANSIVLLHPCCHNPTGVDLSQAQWQQVIEVVKARNLIPFLDIAYQGFGEGLAEDAYAIREAARAGVPCLVSNSFSKIFSLYGERVGGLSVVCDDADTAQSVLGQLKATVRRNYSSPPSFGAQLVAAVLGDAELNAQWEAEVEKMRLRILDMRQALVDALGELLPGQDFQFFLRQRGMFSYTGLSVEQVRRLRDEFGVYLIDSGRVCMAGLRPDNLQQVAKAFAAVQ from the coding sequence GTGTTCAAACATGTCGATGCCTATGCCGGCGATCCGATTCTCTCCCTGATGGAGACATTCAAGGCCGATCCGCGCGCCGCCAAGGTCAACCTGAGTATCGGCCTGTATTACGATGCCGCAGGCGTGGTGCCACAGCTGGCCGCGGTGCGCGAAGCCGAGCAGCGCTTTGCCGCCCAGCCTCACGAAGCCTCGATGTACCTGCCGATGGAAGGCTTGAACAGCTATCGCCAGGCGATCCAGGCGCTGTTGTTCGGCGCTGGCCATCCAGCCGTTGCAAGCGGCCGTGTCGCCACCGTGCAGACGGTCGGTGGTTCTGGTGCGCTGAAAGTCGGTGCCGACTTCCTCAAGCGCTACTTCCCCGACTCGCAGGTGTGGGTCAGTGATCCGACCTGGGACAACCACCGGGCGATCTTCGAAGGCGCGGGTTTCAAGGTCAACACCTACCCGTACTTCGACCAGGCCAGCCGCGGCGTCGACTTCGACGGCATGCTCAGCGCCCTCAACGGCCTCCCGGCCAACAGCATCGTGCTGTTGCACCCATGCTGCCACAACCCTACCGGGGTCGACCTGAGCCAGGCGCAGTGGCAGCAAGTGATCGAAGTGGTCAAGGCGCGCAACCTGATCCCGTTCCTCGACATCGCCTACCAGGGCTTTGGCGAAGGCCTGGCAGAAGACGCCTACGCCATTCGCGAAGCGGCCCGCGCCGGCGTGCCGTGCCTGGTGAGCAACTCGTTCTCGAAGATCTTCTCGTTGTATGGCGAGCGAGTCGGTGGCCTGTCGGTGGTCTGTGACGACGCCGATACCGCGCAAAGCGTGCTCGGCCAGCTCAAGGCCACCGTGCGCCGCAACTACTCCAGCCCGCCAAGCTTTGGTGCCCAGCTGGTCGCTGCGGTGCTCGGCGATGCCGAGCTCAACGCCCAGTGGGAGGCGGAAGTGGAGAAGATGCGCCTGCGTATCCTCGACATGCGCCAGGCCTTGGTCGATGCCCTGGGCGAACTGCTGCCGGGTCAGGACTTCCAGTTCTTCCTGCGCCAGCGTGGCATGTTCAGCTACACCGGCTTGAGCGTCGAGCAGGTCCGTCGCCTGCGTGACGAGTTCGGTGTGTACCTGATCGACAGCGGCCGGGTGTGCATGGCCGGCTTGCGTCCGGACAACCTGCAGCAAGTGGCCAAGGCGTTCGCTGCGGTTCAGTAA
- a CDS encoding efflux RND transporter permease subunit, with protein sequence MNLSAPFIRRPVATMLLSLAIMLLGGVSFGLLPVAPLPQIEFPVIVVQANLPGASPEVMASTVATPLERSMGAISGVTTLTSSSSQGSTRVILAFDQGRDIDAAAREVQAAINASRNLLPSGMRSMPTYKKYNPSQAPIMVLALTSSVLQKGQLYDLASTILSQSLSQVPGVGEVQIGGSSLPAVRVELEPQLLNQYGVALDDVRQTIANANQRRPKGFIEDGQRNWQVQANDQLEKAKDYEPLVIRYQDGAVLRLSHVAKVSDAVENRYNSGFFNDQDAVLLVINRQTGANIIETVSKIKEQLPALESLMPASVKLDVAMDRSPVIKATLKEAEHTLIIAVVLVVLVVFLFLGNLRASLIPTLAVPVSLVGTFAAMYLCGFSLNNLSLMALILATGLVVDDAIVVLENISRHIDDGVPPMRAAYLGSKEVGFTLLSMNLSLVVVFVSILFMGGIVGSLFREFSITLAVAILVSLLVSLTLTPMLCARWLKPHVEGQQTRLQRWSEQLNQRMMTGYGRSLDWVMRHRRLTLLSLLVTIAVNIALYVVVPKTFLPQQDTGQLMGFVRGDDGLSFQVMQPKMEIYRRALLADPAVESVAGFIGGNSGTNNAMVIVRLKPISERKVSAQKIIERLRKEMPKVPGGRLFLMADQDLQFGGGRDQSSSQFLYTLQSSELSALREWYPKVVAAFKTLPELTAIDAREGGGTQQITLVVDREQAKRLGIDMSMVTSVLNNAYSQRQISTIYDSLNQYQVVMEINPKYAQDPRTLEQVQVITADGARVPLATFAHYENSLADDRVSHEDQFASEDINFDIAEGYSQEQALAAVERAVAKVGLPEDVIAKLGGTGDAFAESQKGQPFMILGALLAVYLVLGILYESYIHPLTILSTLPSAGVGALLTLYVVGSEFSLISLLGLFLLIGVVKKNAIMMIDLALQLERHEHLSPEESIRRACLLRLRPILMTTLAAILGALPLLLSHAEGAEMRQPLGLTIIGGLVFSQILTLYTTPVVYLYLDRLRHRFNRWRGVRTDAALETPL encoded by the coding sequence ATGAACCTGTCCGCGCCTTTCATCCGCCGCCCGGTAGCGACCATGCTGCTGAGCCTGGCGATCATGCTGCTCGGTGGCGTCAGCTTCGGCTTGTTGCCGGTGGCGCCGCTGCCGCAGATCGAGTTCCCGGTGATTGTGGTCCAGGCCAACCTGCCCGGCGCCAGCCCCGAGGTCATGGCCTCGACCGTGGCCACGCCGCTGGAGCGCTCGATGGGCGCGATCTCCGGGGTTACCACGCTGACCAGCAGCTCCAGCCAGGGTTCGACCCGGGTGATCCTCGCGTTCGACCAGGGCCGCGACATCGACGCCGCAGCGCGGGAGGTGCAGGCGGCCATCAACGCCTCGCGCAACCTGCTGCCCAGTGGCATGCGCAGCATGCCCACCTACAAGAAGTACAACCCGTCCCAGGCACCGATCATGGTCCTGGCGCTGACCTCCAGTGTGCTGCAAAAGGGCCAACTGTACGACCTGGCCTCGACCATTCTGTCCCAGAGCCTGTCCCAGGTGCCGGGGGTAGGGGAGGTGCAGATCGGCGGCAGTTCGCTGCCGGCGGTGCGCGTCGAGCTCGAACCGCAGTTGCTCAACCAATATGGCGTGGCCCTCGATGACGTGCGCCAGACCATCGCCAACGCCAACCAGCGCCGGCCCAAGGGTTTTATCGAAGACGGCCAGCGCAACTGGCAGGTGCAGGCCAATGACCAGTTGGAGAAGGCCAAGGACTATGAGCCGCTGGTGATTCGCTACCAGGACGGCGCGGTGCTGCGCCTGAGCCATGTGGCCAAGGTCAGCGATGCGGTGGAAAACCGCTACAACAGCGGCTTTTTCAATGACCAGGACGCGGTGCTGCTGGTGATCAACCGCCAGACCGGCGCCAACATCATCGAGACCGTGAGCAAGATCAAGGAGCAACTGCCGGCCCTGGAGTCGCTGATGCCGGCCAGCGTCAAGCTGGACGTGGCCATGGACCGCTCGCCGGTGATCAAGGCGACCCTCAAGGAAGCCGAGCACACCCTGATCATCGCCGTGGTGCTGGTCGTGCTGGTGGTGTTCCTGTTCCTGGGTAACCTGCGCGCCTCATTGATCCCGACCCTGGCGGTACCGGTGTCGCTGGTCGGCACCTTCGCCGCCATGTACCTGTGCGGCTTTTCGTTGAACAACCTGTCGCTGATGGCCCTGATTCTCGCCACCGGCCTGGTGGTGGATGATGCCATCGTGGTGCTGGAGAACATCTCCCGGCATATCGACGACGGCGTGCCGCCGATGCGCGCCGCATACCTGGGCTCCAAGGAAGTCGGCTTTACCTTGCTGTCGATGAACCTGTCGCTGGTGGTGGTGTTCGTTTCGATCCTGTTCATGGGCGGGATTGTCGGTTCGTTGTTCCGCGAGTTCTCCATCACCCTGGCAGTGGCGATCCTGGTCTCCTTGCTGGTGTCCCTGACCCTCACGCCAATGCTCTGCGCGCGCTGGCTCAAGCCCCATGTCGAGGGCCAACAGACGCGCCTGCAACGCTGGAGCGAGCAGCTCAACCAGCGCATGATGACCGGTTACGGGCGCAGCCTGGACTGGGTCATGCGCCATCGGCGCCTGACCCTGCTGAGCCTGCTGGTGACCATCGCGGTGAACATCGCCCTGTACGTGGTGGTGCCCAAGACCTTCCTGCCGCAGCAGGACACCGGCCAGTTGATGGGCTTTGTCCGCGGTGACGACGGCCTGTCGTTCCAGGTCATGCAGCCGAAGATGGAAATCTACCGCCGCGCCTTGCTGGCGGACCCGGCGGTGGAAAGCGTGGCCGGTTTCATCGGCGGCAACAGCGGCACCAACAACGCCATGGTGATCGTGCGCCTCAAGCCGATCAGCGAGCGCAAGGTCTCGGCGCAGAAGATCATCGAGCGCCTGCGCAAAGAAATGCCCAAGGTGCCGGGCGGGCGCTTGTTCCTCATGGCCGACCAGGACCTGCAGTTCGGCGGCGGCCGCGACCAGAGCAGTTCGCAGTTCCTCTACACCTTGCAGAGCAGCGAGCTGTCGGCCCTGCGTGAGTGGTACCCGAAGGTGGTCGCTGCGTTCAAGACCCTGCCGGAGCTGACTGCCATCGACGCCCGCGAAGGCGGTGGTACCCAGCAGATCACCCTGGTGGTCGACCGCGAACAGGCCAAGCGCCTGGGCATCGACATGAGCATGGTCACCTCGGTGCTCAACAACGCCTACAGCCAGCGGCAGATCTCGACCATCTACGACAGCCTCAACCAGTACCAGGTGGTGATGGAGATCAACCCCAAGTATGCCCAGGATCCGCGGACCCTGGAGCAGGTGCAGGTGATCACCGCCGACGGCGCGCGGGTGCCACTGGCCACCTTTGCCCACTACGAGAACAGCCTGGCGGATGATCGCGTCAGCCACGAAGACCAGTTTGCCTCCGAGGATATCAACTTCGACATCGCCGAAGGCTACAGCCAGGAGCAGGCCCTGGCTGCGGTGGAGCGGGCGGTGGCCAAGGTCGGCCTGCCCGAGGATGTCATTGCCAAGCTCGGCGGTACCGGCGATGCCTTCGCCGAAAGCCAGAAGGGCCAGCCGTTCATGATCCTCGGCGCCTTGCTGGCGGTGTACCTGGTGCTGGGCATTCTTTACGAAAGCTACATTCACCCGCTGACCATCCTCTCGACCCTGCCATCGGCCGGGGTAGGGGCCTTGCTCACCCTCTACGTGGTCGGCAGCGAGTTCAGCCTGATCTCCCTGCTGGGCTTGTTCCTGCTGATTGGCGTGGTGAAAAAGAACGCGATCATGATGATCGACCTGGCCCTGCAGTTGGAGCGCCACGAGCACCTGAGCCCGGAGGAATCGATCCGCCGTGCCTGCCTGCTGCGCCTGCGGCCGATCCTGATGACCACCCTGGCGGCCATCCTCGGCGCCTTGCCACTGCTGCTCAGCCACGCCGAAGGGGCCGAGATGCGCCAGCCGCTGGGCTTGACCATCATCGGCGGGCTGGTCTTCAGCCAGATCCTCACGCTTTACACCACCCCGGTGGTCTACCTCTATCTGGACCGCTTGCGCCATCGCTTCAACCGCTGGCGCGGCGTGCGTACCGACGCTGCTTTGGAAACCCCGCTATGA
- a CDS encoding serine/threonine transporter: MNEQAPSVEQRFESTPAALGSWARQDTTWMLGLFGTAIGAGTLFLPINAGLGGFWPLLILALLAFPMTFYAHRGLTRFVLSGRDGADITDVVEEHFGLSAGALITLLYFCAIFPILLIYSVALTNTVGSFMEHQLHIEPPPRAILSFVLILGLLAIVRCGEQATVKVMSWLVYPFIVALAFLAVFLIPHWSGGILTTATELPSGSAFLHTLWLAIPVMVFSFNHSPIISAFAVDQKRRYGVHADERSGQILCRAHLLMVAMVMFFVFSCVLTLTPAQLAEAKAQNLSILSYLANHFSNPTIAFAAPLIAFIAIAKSFLGHYIGASEGLKGLVLKTGKRPGAKALDRMTAAFMLIICWIVATLNPSILGMIETLGGPVIAAILFLMPMYAIRKVPAMSKYRGQMSNVFVVAVGLVAISALVYSLLS, from the coding sequence ATGAATGAGCAGGCCCCAAGCGTTGAACAACGCTTTGAATCGACCCCCGCCGCCCTCGGCAGCTGGGCCCGTCAGGACACAACCTGGATGCTGGGCCTGTTTGGCACGGCGATCGGCGCCGGGACCCTGTTCCTGCCGATCAACGCCGGCCTCGGCGGCTTCTGGCCGCTGCTGATCCTGGCGCTGCTGGCCTTCCCGATGACTTTCTACGCGCACCGTGGCCTGACCCGCTTCGTGCTCTCCGGGCGCGACGGCGCCGACATCACCGACGTGGTCGAAGAGCATTTCGGCCTCAGCGCCGGTGCCCTGATCACCCTGCTGTACTTCTGCGCCATCTTCCCGATCCTGCTGATCTACAGCGTGGCCCTGACCAACACCGTCGGCAGTTTCATGGAGCACCAGCTGCACATCGAGCCGCCACCGCGCGCGATATTGTCGTTCGTGCTGATCCTCGGCCTGTTGGCCATCGTGCGCTGCGGCGAGCAGGCCACGGTCAAGGTCATGAGCTGGCTGGTTTATCCGTTCATCGTTGCCCTGGCGTTCCTGGCGGTGTTCCTGATTCCGCACTGGAGCGGCGGCATCCTCACCACCGCAACCGAATTGCCTTCGGGCTCGGCGTTCCTGCACACCCTGTGGCTGGCGATCCCGGTGATGGTCTTCTCGTTCAACCATTCGCCGATCATCTCGGCCTTTGCCGTTGACCAGAAACGCCGCTATGGCGTGCACGCCGACGAGCGCAGCGGGCAGATCCTGTGCCGCGCCCACCTGTTGATGGTGGCCATGGTGATGTTCTTCGTGTTCAGCTGCGTACTGACCCTGACGCCTGCGCAACTGGCCGAAGCCAAGGCGCAGAACCTGTCGATCCTGTCGTACCTGGCCAACCACTTCAGCAACCCGACCATCGCCTTTGCCGCGCCGCTGATTGCCTTCATCGCCATCGCCAAGTCGTTCCTGGGCCACTACATCGGTGCCAGCGAAGGCCTCAAGGGCCTGGTGCTCAAGACGGGCAAACGCCCAGGTGCCAAGGCCCTGGACCGCATGACCGCAGCCTTCATGCTGATCATCTGCTGGATCGTCGCCACCCTCAACCCGAGCATCCTCGGCATGATCGAGACCCTCGGCGGCCCGGTGATCGCTGCGATCCTGTTCCTGATGCCGATGTACGCCATCCGCAAGGTCCCGGCCATGAGCAAGTACCGCGGGCAGATGTCCAACGTGTTCGTCGTCGCCGTCGGCCTGGTCGCCATCTCGGCGCTGGTTTACTCGCTGCTGAGCTGA
- a CDS encoding MdtA/MuxA family multidrug efflux RND transporter periplasmic adaptor subunit produces the protein MVDQPMLSRSRSPRRWLVGLLILLLVAGLCWWLWPSPAGQKAGAAPGGKGGRPGFGAFAGPVPVRVEPATVGDFPVYLKALGTVTATNTVNVRSRVGGELVKVNFQEGQKVKAGDLLAEIDPRSYQIALQQAEGTLAQNQAQLKNAQIDLQRYKGLYAEDSIAKQTLDTQQALVGQYQGTIKTNQAAVGDAKLNLDFTRIRAPINGRLGLRQLDVGNLVAANDTTALVVITQTQPITVAFTLPESELNAVLARYRSGAQLPVEAWDRSDVKQQAVGVLRSLDNQIDTTTGTLKFKAFFENQDEALFPNQFVNVRLLADTLKGVVLAPSAAIQFGTDGSFVYVMEGDNKVRIRKLKLGASDGDHTVVSEGLANGERVVLEGTDRLRDGSDVEVVNDSAEVPVTPGQHLQGQDKKEASAVSGEQGKAGA, from the coding sequence ATGGTCGATCAACCCATGCTTTCTCGTTCCCGTTCCCCTCGTCGCTGGCTTGTCGGCCTGCTGATCCTGTTGCTGGTCGCCGGCCTGTGCTGGTGGCTGTGGCCGTCACCGGCCGGGCAAAAGGCTGGTGCGGCGCCAGGCGGCAAGGGCGGGCGGCCGGGTTTTGGCGCGTTCGCAGGCCCCGTACCGGTGCGGGTCGAGCCAGCCACGGTGGGTGATTTCCCGGTGTACCTCAAGGCGCTGGGCACGGTGACCGCGACCAATACGGTCAACGTGCGCAGCCGGGTGGGCGGTGAGCTGGTCAAGGTCAACTTCCAGGAAGGGCAGAAGGTCAAGGCCGGCGACCTGCTGGCCGAGATCGACCCGCGCAGCTACCAGATCGCCCTGCAGCAGGCCGAAGGCACCCTGGCGCAAAACCAGGCGCAGCTGAAAAACGCCCAGATCGACCTGCAGCGTTATAAAGGCCTGTACGCCGAAGACAGCATCGCCAAGCAGACCCTCGACACCCAGCAGGCACTGGTCGGCCAGTACCAGGGCACGATCAAGACCAACCAGGCCGCGGTGGGCGACGCCAAGCTCAACCTCGACTTTACCCGCATTCGTGCACCGATCAACGGCCGTCTGGGCCTGCGCCAGCTGGACGTCGGCAACCTGGTGGCGGCCAACGACACCACTGCCTTGGTGGTCATCACCCAGACCCAGCCGATTACCGTGGCCTTCACCTTGCCCGAGTCGGAGCTCAATGCCGTGCTGGCCCGCTACCGTAGCGGCGCGCAATTGCCGGTCGAGGCCTGGGACCGCAGCGACGTCAAGCAACAGGCGGTCGGCGTATTGCGCAGCCTCGACAACCAGATCGACACCACCACCGGCACCCTGAAGTTCAAGGCCTTCTTCGAGAACCAGGACGAAGCGCTGTTCCCCAACCAGTTCGTCAACGTGCGCCTGCTCGCCGATACCCTCAAGGGCGTGGTGCTGGCGCCGTCGGCGGCCATTCAGTTCGGCACCGATGGCTCGTTCGTCTATGTCATGGAAGGCGACAACAAGGTGCGCATCCGCAAGCTCAAGCTGGGCGCCAGTGATGGCGACCATACCGTGGTCAGCGAAGGCCTGGCCAACGGCGAGCGGGTCGTGCTCGAAGGCACCGACCGCCTGCGTGACGGCAGTGACGTCGAAGTGGTCAACGACAGCGCCGAAGTACCCGTCACCCCCGGCCAGCACCTGCAGGGCCAGGACAAGAAAGAAGCCTCCGCCGTTAGCGGCGAACAGGGCAAGGCCGGCGCATGA
- the tpx gene encoding thiol peroxidase, giving the protein MAQVTLKGNPVQVKGELPKVGAQAPAFSLVGAGLADVTLASLAGKRKVLNIFPSVDTPTCATSVRKFNAQANELNNTVVLCISADLPFAQARFCGAEGLENVQNLSLLRGREFFGDYGVEIADGPLAGLTARAVVVLDENDKVLHSELVGEIAEEPNYEAALAVLK; this is encoded by the coding sequence ATGGCTCAAGTGACTCTCAAAGGCAACCCGGTTCAGGTCAAAGGCGAGCTGCCGAAAGTCGGCGCCCAGGCACCTGCGTTTTCCCTGGTTGGTGCTGGCCTGGCTGACGTGACCCTGGCTTCCCTGGCCGGCAAGCGCAAAGTGCTGAACATCTTCCCAAGCGTCGATACGCCAACCTGCGCCACTTCGGTGCGCAAGTTCAATGCCCAGGCCAACGAGCTGAACAACACCGTCGTACTGTGCATCTCCGCAGACCTGCCGTTCGCTCAAGCGCGCTTCTGCGGTGCTGAAGGCCTGGAGAACGTGCAGAACCTGTCGCTGCTGCGCGGTCGTGAGTTCTTCGGCGACTACGGCGTTGAAATCGCCGACGGCCCGCTGGCCGGCCTGACTGCCCGTGCTGTGGTCGTGCTGGATGAGAACGACAAGGTGCTGCACAGCGAGTTGGTAGGCGAAATCGCTGAAGAGCCGAACTACGAGGCTGCTCTGGCTGTGCTGAAGTAA